Proteins encoded by one window of Methanocalculus alkaliphilus:
- a CDS encoding AI-2E family transporter — MTFRWNSVDRLSLGIVGLIALITFIAFFPLMRVIVLALSLAIVLIPYQERLARRISPALSAMLITFGVVFTLLVTVILTGTVLYQNMEYLISLISSMIDGFKGAFETEFFLSIPDLGFEDMINTLLITVRDTIFAYLMAVPRIGVELILFIVSLYLFIYKGQGIGDDISKGLYGRSRENISIIWKRVSDTLYSIYVVHFSIAVITFFLALPFFWLLGYEHIIFYSVLCALFALVPFLGPFIILAFLALYALSIGDIRALLLILFIGYPVLSVATDLYLRPVLMGKRVEINPVVIFIGFFGGMSVMGIVGFILGPLLLSLIIGGYQIVIRELQTAAGQAEAPKA; from the coding sequence TGCGTTAATCACCTTCATTGCTTTTTTTCCATTGATGCGTGTCATTGTCCTTGCTCTCTCACTCGCAATTGTCCTCATCCCATACCAGGAGCGGCTTGCGAGGAGAATTTCCCCGGCCCTCTCTGCAATGCTGATAACCTTCGGGGTTGTCTTCACCCTGCTTGTGACGGTGATTCTCACCGGAACCGTCCTCTATCAGAATATGGAGTACCTGATCTCCCTCATCTCAAGTATGATCGATGGCTTTAAGGGAGCTTTTGAGACCGAGTTCTTCCTCTCCATACCGGATCTCGGATTTGAGGATATGATAAATACACTCCTCATAACGGTGCGGGATACAATTTTTGCATATCTCATGGCGGTTCCAAGGATTGGGGTTGAGCTGATCCTCTTCATCGTCTCCCTCTACCTCTTTATTTACAAGGGGCAGGGGATCGGGGATGACATCAGCAAAGGCCTGTATGGACGCTCCCGCGAAAATATCAGCATCATCTGGAAGAGGGTGAGCGACACACTCTACTCGATATATGTTGTTCATTTCTCAATAGCGGTGATAACCTTCTTCCTGGCTCTCCCCTTCTTCTGGCTCCTTGGATATGAGCATATCATCTTCTATTCAGTCCTCTGTGCACTCTTTGCCCTTGTACCATTCCTTGGCCCGTTTATCATCCTTGCATTCCTTGCTCTGTATGCCCTCTCCATCGGGGATATCCGGGCACTTCTTCTCATCCTCTTCATCGGCTACCCGGTGCTCAGCGTGGCAACCGATCTCTATCTGAGGCCGGTACTGATGGGCAAAAGGGTGGAAATAAACCCGGTCGTCATCTTCATCGGCTTCTTCGGAGGGATGTCGGTGATGGGTATTGTCGGGTTCATCCTCGGTCCCCTCCTCCTCTCGCTGATCATCGGGGGATACCAGATCGTCATCAGGGAGCTCCAGACCGCGGCAGGCCAGGCCGAAGCTCCCAAAGCATAA
- a CDS encoding FAD-dependent oxidoreductase, which yields MSDIIVYSTERCPYCAMVKAYLNKKNISYSVIDVGRPENINDAKEMIRISGQRGVPVTVIDGEVIIGFDTARFNEIFGIEDAGGAYDLVIIGAGPAGLTAAVYAARKLLSTLVISENIGGQSNESWAIENYMGYLMITGSDLMAKFEEQVHTQSVNLELDRVSRIEAMGDGRFHIRTESDQAFIARSVIIASGKHPRMLGVEGEEKFLGKGLSICSTCDGPLYRNKTVVIVGGGNSAVQTTIEMAKIAMDVHLIVRSSIRADEVFERQLEDLENLSIHTGYDVARIGGDKFVRSVVIRNRESGEEKTLPADGVFIEIGLIPNTGFLNGFLEMNDQGEIVVDPNCHTTVPGIFAAGDVTAIKGKQIIIAAGEGAKAALEAHEYLMTKE from the coding sequence ATGAGCGACATAATCGTCTATTCTACCGAGCGTTGTCCATATTGCGCGATGGTGAAGGCGTACCTCAACAAGAAGAATATCTCCTACAGCGTTATTGATGTCGGGAGACCGGAGAATATCAACGATGCAAAGGAGATGATCCGGATCTCCGGCCAGCGGGGAGTACCCGTGACGGTCATTGACGGGGAGGTGATCATCGGTTTTGATACTGCACGTTTCAATGAGATCTTCGGGATTGAGGATGCCGGGGGAGCATATGATCTGGTCATCATCGGTGCAGGACCGGCCGGGCTGACCGCAGCGGTCTACGCAGCCCGGAAGCTCCTCTCAACACTGGTGATCTCGGAGAATATCGGTGGTCAGTCGAATGAGAGCTGGGCGATTGAGAACTATATGGGGTACCTGATGATCACCGGATCGGATCTGATGGCAAAGTTCGAAGAGCAGGTGCATACCCAGAGTGTCAATCTGGAACTTGATCGTGTCTCCCGCATAGAAGCGATGGGTGATGGACGCTTTCATATCAGAACCGAATCAGATCAGGCCTTCATCGCCCGGAGTGTCATCATCGCCTCCGGGAAGCATCCCCGGATGCTCGGGGTTGAAGGGGAAGAGAAGTTCCTTGGAAAAGGTCTCTCAATCTGCTCGACCTGTGACGGGCCCCTGTACCGGAATAAGACGGTTGTGATCGTCGGTGGTGGAAACTCTGCCGTCCAGACCACCATCGAGATGGCAAAGATTGCAATGGACGTTCATCTCATCGTCAGGAGCAGTATCCGCGCCGATGAGGTCTTTGAGCGGCAGCTTGAGGATCTGGAGAATCTCAGTATCCATACCGGGTATGATGTCGCCAGAATCGGTGGTGACAAATTCGTCCGTTCGGTTGTGATCAGAAACAGGGAGAGCGGAGAGGAGAAGACACTTCCTGCGGACGGGGTCTTCATCGAGATCGGTCTGATTCCCAATACAGGATTTTTAAACGGATTCCTCGAGATGAATGACCAGGGTGAGATCGTCGTCGATCCAAACTGCCATACGACGGTTCCCGGGATCTTTGCAGCAGGAGATGTGACCGCGATCAAAGGGAAGCAGATCATCATCGCAGCGGGGGAGGGGGCAAAAGCGGCTCTCGAAGCGCATGAATACCTGATGACAAAGGAGTAG
- a CDS encoding GAF domain-containing protein → MPGDGERQRGDAIAYDSVHLNGQGVILQTGALLTRLLDIPEKELQGRALAEFITPDDRDRCRYAINMAFLGMPGRVGCTIENAEGKRYHIRCLFQQVAGGVEGELLVVDGNPMATPDRVSQRYSALIHALPGYIFVLDAKGRFSEMHPPESGELVFPPDFALRKHIHDLFPPPIAEATMAAIGAARRGEIAEFSYTLMINGEERFFEAQGAASGEDEVVFIVIDRTTERQLEQHLRQHLRAERILTTITDRIMRSGSFSPVADDVLSLIGTMMEAERVSLVIITDEGVMRRLHGWDAPDISPLPQHEDNLPLTAFPWWTSQISIGKVVTIPDPDLLPESASAERMHLEKVGARSLIAFPISSPSGICGFIEVYNPADPLLWKGEESRLLRIAGEIIGLTLAREKRFIQ, encoded by the coding sequence ATGCCAGGAGACGGAGAGAGACAGAGAGGAGATGCAATTGCCTATGATAGTGTACACCTCAATGGGCAGGGTGTCATCCTCCAGACCGGTGCTCTCCTCACCCGTCTGCTGGATATACCGGAGAAGGAACTGCAGGGGAGAGCCCTCGCAGAGTTCATCACCCCTGATGATCGTGATCGCTGCCGGTATGCAATCAATATGGCATTTCTCGGGATGCCGGGGAGGGTCGGTTGTACCATCGAGAACGCTGAGGGAAAGCGGTATCATATCCGATGCCTCTTCCAGCAGGTTGCCGGAGGGGTCGAAGGGGAGCTTCTCGTCGTTGATGGCAACCCGATGGCAACCCCTGACAGGGTCAGCCAGCGGTATAGCGCGCTCATCCATGCCCTTCCAGGATACATCTTCGTCCTCGATGCAAAAGGAAGGTTCTCCGAGATGCATCCCCCTGAATCCGGAGAGCTGGTCTTCCCCCCGGATTTTGCCCTCCGCAAGCATATCCATGATCTCTTTCCACCACCGATCGCTGAAGCAACGATGGCGGCGATTGGCGCAGCACGGCGGGGAGAGATTGCAGAATTCTCATACACCCTTATGATTAACGGCGAGGAGAGGTTTTTCGAAGCGCAGGGGGCTGCATCAGGAGAGGATGAGGTCGTCTTCATCGTCATCGACCGGACCACTGAACGCCAGCTTGAGCAGCATCTCCGCCAGCATCTCCGGGCAGAGAGGATCCTGACAACGATAACCGACCGGATTATGCGATCCGGATCATTCTCACCGGTTGCCGATGACGTCCTCTCCCTCATCGGAACCATGATGGAAGCGGAGCGTGTCAGCCTCGTCATCATCACAGATGAGGGGGTGATGCGACGCCTCCATGGCTGGGATGCACCCGATATATCTCCGCTCCCGCAACATGAGGATAATCTTCCGCTTACCGCCTTCCCCTGGTGGACAAGCCAGATCTCTATCGGAAAAGTTGTAACGATCCCGGATCCCGATCTCCTCCCTGAGAGTGCTTCGGCTGAACGGATGCATCTTGAAAAGGTCGGGGCACGATCGCTCATCGCTTTCCCGATCAGTTCACCCTCCGGAATCTGCGGG